A genomic segment from Portunus trituberculatus isolate SZX2019 chromosome 14, ASM1759143v1, whole genome shotgun sequence encodes:
- the LOC123503865 gene encoding signal transducing adapter molecule 1-like, with amino-acid sequence MGIFSASSPFDQYIERATSEKNTGDDWGQIMDICDKVKESNTGPKDCLKSLVKRLNSENPRIVLQAVTLLDACINNCGRKFLLEVASREFEQELRKLITNTRVHHKVSERLRECLKKWAEVEFKGDPQLSLIPALYTKLKQDGYDFNVQSDSPKKTTTKYSTDPNVVNNKQEEDDIARAIQLSLQESGGNGSSTSQSSRSSNLYSLASAALTSDSATLSASSSSPPAKEPQKARALYDFEAAEDNELTFKAGEIVVVQDSSDPNWWKGTNHRGEGLFPANFVTLDLNAETDQPRSESGKRVSFSECVEVTEVEGAGGAEQVEVTGEVDEEKIDNLLHVLHEADPTGERPDPPQLAILEEQVNAMAPTIDAELEQIDRKHAQLARISTDLVDALGLYHQLMRDMPSTMSSYYPIPKNPVGAPGQMPAYGISPTPGMPPHQMYGAPGQFPPYMIPPPPGAPVGPGHFPNMPTSSTAGPTMPPPPQTHSMPVSTQPMPGPQPPITQPVVSQAPEFQPMPPNNLDGSGGNMMPGYGHFPANNQYGPPPATQPSGAPTDQSNGPPNSFPAYSQPQTVQQPLL; translated from the exons ATGGGGATATTTTCTGCCTCCTCGCCCTTCGACCAGTATATAG AACGGGCAACAAGTGAGAAGAACACTGGAGATGACTGGGGACAGATCATGGATATATGTGACAAAGTGAAGGAGAGCAACACAGGGCCTAAAGATTGTCTCAAGTCCTTAGTAAAAAGATTGAACTCAGAAAACCCGAGGATTGTCTTGCAGGCTGTAACA CTCCTGGATGCTTGCATCAACAACTGTGGTCGCAAGTTTCTCCTTGAGGTTGCCAGCAGAGAGTTTGAGCAAGAACTTAGGAAACTCATCACAAACACACGTGTCCACCACAAA GTCTCTGAGAGACTACGTGAATGTCTAAAAAAGTGGGCTGAGGTAGAGTTTAAGGGTGACCCCCAGCTAAGCCTCATTCCAGCCCTATATACCAAGCTGAAGCAAGATGGATATGACTTCAATGTACAGTCTGATTCA CCCAAGAAAACCACAACCAAGTACAGTACAGATCCAAATGTGGTGaacaacaaacaagaggaagatgacATTGCCCGTGCCATTCAGCTGTCCTTGCAGGAGTCAGGGGGTAATGGCTCTTCTACATCTCAGTCATCCCGCTCCTCCAATCTCTACTCCCTAGCCTCAGCTGCCCTCACCAGTGATAGTGCCACAttgtctgcctcttcctcctctcctccagccAAGGAACCACAGAAGGCACGCGCACTTTATGACTTTGAGGCAGCAGAGGACAATGAACTCACATTCAAGGCTGGAGAAATAG tggtggtgcaggacaGCAGTGACCCCAACTGGTGGAAGGGAACCAACCATCGAGGTGAAGGACTATTTCCAGCCAACTTTGTCACCCTGGATCTCAATGCAGAGACTGACCAGCCAC GATCTGAAAGTGGGAAGAGGGTTTCCTTCTCTGAGTGTGTAGAAGTGACAGAAGTGGAAGGGGCAGGTGGAGCAGAACAGGTGGAGGTGACAGGGGAGGTtgatgaagagaagatagaTAATCTGCTTCATGTCTTGCATGAAGCTGATCCAACAGGAGAGAGACCAGATCCACCACAACTTGCCATTCTTGAGG AGCAAGTTAATGCCATGGCCCCAACAATTGATGCTGAATTGGAGCAGATTGACCGCAAGCATGCTCAGCTGGCCCGGATCAGCACTGATCTTGTGGATGCACTTGGTCTTTATCATCAG CTGATGCGTGACATGCCATCCACAATGAGCAGCTACTATCCCATCCCCAAGAACCCTGTGGGTGCTCCTGGACAGATGCCAGCCTATGGAATCTCACCAACCCCAGGCATGCCACCACATCAG ATGTATGGTGCTCCTGGACAGTTTCCACCATACATGATCCCTCCACCCCCTGGTGCCCCAGTAGGTCCTGGTCACTTCCCCAATATGCCCACCTCCAGCACTGCAGGACCcacaatgccaccaccacctcagacaCACTCCATGCCTGTGTCCACCCAGCCTATGCCTGGCCCTCAACCACCAATCACTCAGCCTGTTGTCTCCCAGGCACCAGAGTTCCAGCCAATGCCTCCAAACAa TCTTGATGGTTCTGGGGGCAACATGATGCCAGGCTATGGCCACTTCCCTGCTAACAATCAGTATGGTCCACCCCCTGCAACTCAGCCCAGTGGTGCCCCTACTGACCAGTCAAATGGTCCCCCAAATTCCTTTCCAGCCTACTCCCAGCCACAAACAGTGCAACAACCTCTTCTATAA
- the LOC123503869 gene encoding phosphate carrier protein, mitochondrial-like, protein MFSGLWEAAKNSPFRRTTEAHCDAPQKELVAGRSISAANTEQYSCEYGSTKYYALCGFGGLLSCGITHTAVVPLDLVKCRIQVDPAKYKGIINGFKVSVAEEGVRSLAKGWAPTCIGYSMQGVCKFGFYEVFKILYSNMLGEERTYLYRTSLYLAASASAEFFADIALSPMEAVKVRIQTMPGFVSTLRAGAPIIYKQEGLWGFYKGVVPLWCRQIPYTMMKFACFERTVEALYQYVVPKPRDQCTKSEQLVVTFAAGYIAGVFCAIVSHPADTIVSKLNQDKGSTAMGVAKKLGMAGLWKGLFPRIIMIGTLTALQWFIYDAVKVTLGLPRPPPPSMPESLRLKLEAKQA, encoded by the exons ATGTTCAGTGGCTTGTGGGAAGCTGCCAAAAACTCCCCGTTCAGACGGACAACAGAGGCTCACTGTGATGCTCCACAGAAAGAACTAGTGGCTGGCCGGTCCATCTCCGCTGCCAACACTG AGCAGTACAGCTGTGAATATGGCTCTACAAAATACTATGCCCTGTGTGGCTTTGGTGGTCTACTCAGCTGTGGCATCACTCACACTGCTGTGGTGCCCCTGGATTTAGTCAAGTGCAGAATCCAAGTCGATCCAGCCAAATACAAAGGAATTATCAATGGATTCAAG GTATCTGTTGCTGAAGAAGGAGTCCGCAGTTTGGCTAAGGGATGGGCTCCAACATGCATTGGGTACTCCATGCAGGGAGTCTGCAAATTTGGATTTTATGAAGTGTTCAAGATATTGTACAGCAATATGCTTGGGGAAGAGAGGACTTACCTGTACCGTACTTCCTTGTACCTAGCTGCTTCAGCCTCAGCAGAATTCTTTGCAGATATTGCTCTTTCCCCCATGGAAGCCgttaag GTACGTATTCAGACTATGCCAGGATTTGTGTCCACACTGCGTGCTGGAGCCCCCATCATCTACAAACAAGAGGGTCTGTGGGGCTTTTACAAGGGTGTCGTGCCTCTGTGGTGCAGACAAATCCCATACACCATGATGAAGTTTGCCTGCTTTGAGAGGACAGTTGAGGCTCTGTACCAGTATGTCGTTCCCAAGCCCCGAGACCAGTGCACCAAGTCAGAGCAGCTGGTTGTCACCTTTGCTGCTGGTTATATTGCAGGTGTCTTCTGTGCTATTGTCTCTCATCCAGCTGACACTATTGTGTCCAAGCTGAATCAGGACAAGGGATCTACTGCAATGGGTGTTGCCAAGAAACTTGGTATGGCAG GACTGTGGAAGGGTCTCTTCCCCCGTATCATCATGATTGGAACACTGACTGCTCTGCAGTGGTTCATCTATGATGCAGTGAAGGTAACACTTGGTCTGCCACGCCCACCTCCTCCAAGTATGCCTGAATCCCTGAGATTGAAGCTGGAAGCAAAACAAGCCTAA
- the LOC123503866 gene encoding hexosaminidase D-like, with translation MALLRCRSIRMLLVALGLATAAVMTMGWWWRLLGASRPFPGRASVFLEATEHSQIPQLYHSTHTRLQTHPDTAVPADRFWHLDLKGGAPKVEVLESLMVLAARAGATGVLVEWEDAFPYTGSLANLSAHTAYTMQEVHRIADAAKGAGLKLVHLMQSLGHLEYALKLRQWAELREGESPAEACPSRPATARLVTDAIDQLMSAMPSSLVHIGADEVFTLGQCSLCRARDMTPLNLYLHHVLHVARHVRTRWGVRVLMWDDMVRRAPVQALRALAGVAEPVVWAYGPDVTRMVPAYILRTYAAIFPKVWLAPAFKGATGPRAIMPDAARHAANTLAWVQVAHRMQHTRLNVAGLIITGWSRYDHFSVLCELLPPSTPSLVLTLLTASRGSLTPASLQDAHALLDCPPHVMLNPAQDRHLWATRDCAFPGANVAALLHRFARLRDDVKDMHHEAEEKGGWLTSYNLRYNFSSPSRVREATMSLRSLSSSLKEMYEEARAVLSQYHDLHTTKEWTEQHLDPLNTTLTSLRRSATTLLSFTVWPRRPLDLTQPNQPTKIFRNHSQSSPFV, from the coding sequence ATGGCGCTTTTAAGGTGCCGCAGCATTCGCATGCTCCTGGTGGCGTTGGGCCTCGCCACGGCGGCCGTCATGACGatgggatggtggtggcggctacTGGGAGCATCACGACCATTCCCAGGACGAGCCTCAGTCTTCCTGGAAGCCACAGAGCACTCCCAGATCCCGCAGCTCTACCACAGCACACACACTCGGCTACAGACACACCCTGATACAGCAGTCCCCGCTGACCGCTTCTGGCATCTGGACCTAAAAGGCGGCGCCCCCAAGGTGGAAGTGCTGGAAAGCCTTATGGTACTGGCGGCACGAGCTGGAGCCACAGGAGTGCTTGTGGAGTGGGAGGACGCCTTTCCTTATACGGGCTCCCTTGCAAACTTGTCAGCACACACCGCCTACACGATGCAGGAGGTGCATCGCATCGCCGATGCGGCCAAGGGAGCGGGACTCAAACTGGTGCATCTGATGCAGTCTCTGGGCCACCTGGAATACGCCCTCAAGCTGCGGCAGTGGGCAGAATTACGGGAAGGCGAGAGCCCGGCAGAAGCCTGCCCTTCCCGACCAGCCACGGCCCGTCTGGTGACTGACGCCATCGACCAGCTGATGAGTGCCATGCCTTCGTCCCTGGTGCACATCGGCGCTGACGAGGTGTTCACGCTGGGCCAGTGCTCTCTCTGCCGTGCGCGGGACATGACGCCACTCAATCTGTACTTGCACCATGTGCTGCACGTGGCCAGGCACGTAAGGACACGGTGGGGCGTGCGTGTGCTCATGTGGGACGACATGGTGCGCCGCGCTCCCGTGCAAGCCCTACGAGCGCTGGCAGGCGTAGCTGAGCCCGTGGTGTGGGCGTACGGCCCAGATGTCACTCGCATGGTGCCGGCCTACATCCTTAGGACCTACGCCGCCATCTTTCCTAAAGTCTGGTTGGCGCCGGCCTTCAAGGGCGCCACCGGTCCGCGAGCCATCATGCCGGACGCCGCTCGACACGCCGCCAACACGTTGGCGTGGGTGCAGGTCGCCCATCGCATGCAACACACACGCCTCAACGTGGCTGGCCTGATCATCACCGGTTGGTCCCGTTATGACCACTTCTCAGTGTTGTGCGAGCTACTacccccctccactccctccctggtGCTGACGCTGCTCACTGCCTCCCGCGGCAGCCTCACCCCCGCCAGCCTTCAAGACGCTCACGCTCTCCTCGACTGTCCACCGCACGTCATGCTGAATCCTGCCCAGGACCGGCACCTGTGGGCCACCCGAGACTGCGCCTTTCCCGGGGCCAACGTGGCCGCACTGCTGCATCGCTTCGCACGCCTCAGGGACGACGTGAAGGATATGCATCacgaggcggaggagaagggagggtggCTCACGTCCTACAATCTCCGCTATAACTTTTCCTCGCCATCACGGGTACGCGAGGCGACAATGAGTCTGAGGTCCCTCTCCTCCAGCCTGAAGGAAATGTACGAGGAGGCCCGCGCGGTATTGTCACAGTACCACGACCTCCACACAACCAAGGAGTGGACGGAACAGCATCTGGACCCCCTAAACACCACGCTCACCTCTCTGCGCCGCTCTGCCACCACGTTGCTTAGCTTCACTGTGTGGCCTAGAAGACCTCTCGACTTGACTCAGCCCAACCAACCCACCAAGATATTTCGAAATCACTCCCAGTCCTCACCATTCGTCTAA